One Streptomyces sp. NBC_00223 genomic window carries:
- a CDS encoding response regulator transcription factor, producing MPFLLLIEDDDAIRTGLELGLSRQGHRVVAAATGEDGLRLLKEQRPDLIVLDVMLPGIDGFEVCRRIRRTDQLPIILLTARSDDIDVVVGLESGADDYVIKPVQPRVLDARIRAVLRRGERDSTDSAAFGSIVIDRSAMTVTKDGEDLQLTPTELRLLLELSRRPGQALSRQQLLRLVWEHDYLGDSRLVDACVQRLRAKIEDVPSSPTLIRTVRGVGYRLDTPQ from the coding sequence GTGCCTTTCCTGTTGCTTATCGAGGATGACGACGCCATCCGTACCGGTCTCGAACTCGGCCTGTCCCGCCAGGGCCACCGCGTGGTGGCCGCGGCGACGGGCGAGGACGGCCTGAGACTGCTCAAGGAGCAGCGCCCCGACCTGATCGTGCTGGACGTGATGCTGCCGGGGATCGACGGCTTCGAGGTGTGCCGGCGCATCCGGCGCACCGACCAGCTGCCGATCATCCTGCTGACCGCGCGCAGCGACGACATCGACGTGGTGGTCGGGCTGGAGTCCGGGGCCGACGACTACGTCATCAAGCCCGTGCAGCCCCGGGTACTCGACGCCCGGATCCGCGCGGTGCTGCGGCGCGGCGAGCGGGACAGCACGGACTCGGCGGCCTTCGGCTCGATCGTCATCGACCGCAGCGCGATGACCGTCACCAAGGACGGCGAGGATCTGCAGCTCACCCCGACCGAGCTGCGGCTGCTGCTCGAACTGAGCCGGCGGCCGGGGCAGGCGCTGTCGCGGCAGCAGTTGCTGCGGCTGGTGTGGGAGCACGACTACCTCGGCGACTCACGGCTGGTCGACGCGTGTGTGCAGCGGCTGCGCGCCAAGATCGAGGACGTGCCGTCGTCGCCGACGCTGATCCGTACCGTCCGCGGGGTCGGCTACCGCCTGGACACCCCTCAATGA
- a CDS encoding SigE family RNA polymerase sigma factor, producing MNALHSSTTTAVHSAHTHPAVRATELSGAASGRGYVRGAGRTACSVRPRPAHIAPVGDADRTIPRRQTPDDGGRTTRSQAQEAEAEAAFTAYVQERRASLYATAYHLTGDRFAAEDLLQSALFSTYRAWDRISDKAAVGGYLRRTMTNLHISAWRRRKLSEYPTEELPETVGDTDEMGGTELRAVLWQALARLPEQQRTMLVLRYYEGRTDPEIADILNISVGTVKSSIWRSLRRMRDDEALNFGRDEEDAFGELVA from the coding sequence ATGAACGCACTGCACAGCTCCACCACCACCGCAGTTCATTCCGCGCACACGCACCCCGCGGTCCGAGCCACCGAGTTGTCCGGCGCCGCGAGCGGACGGGGGTACGTTCGCGGCGCCGGACGCACCGCCTGTTCCGTCCGTCCCCGGCCGGCGCACATCGCGCCGGTCGGTGACGCGGACCGGACGATCCCGCGCCGGCAGACCCCGGACGACGGTGGCCGTACCACGCGTTCCCAGGCGCAGGAGGCAGAGGCGGAAGCGGCTTTTACCGCCTACGTCCAGGAACGCCGAGCTTCCCTCTACGCGACCGCGTACCACCTCACCGGTGACCGGTTCGCGGCGGAGGACCTGTTGCAGAGCGCGCTGTTCTCCACCTACCGGGCCTGGGACCGGATCAGCGACAAGGCCGCGGTCGGCGGATATCTGCGCCGGACGATGACCAATCTGCACATCAGCGCGTGGCGGCGGCGCAAGCTCAGCGAGTACCCGACCGAGGAGCTGCCCGAGACCGTGGGCGACACCGACGAGATGGGCGGCACCGAGCTGCGCGCGGTGCTGTGGCAGGCGCTCGCCCGGCTGCCCGAGCAGCAGCGGACCATGCTCGTGCTGCGGTACTACGAGGGCCGGACCGACCCGGAGATCGCCGACATACTCAACATCAGCGTCGGCACGGTGAAGAGCAGCATCTGGCGCTCGCTGCGGCGTATGCGCGACGACGAGGCGCTGAACTTCGGCCGTGACGAGGAGGACGCGTTCGGCGAGCTGGTGGCCTGA
- a CDS encoding ATP-binding protein: MSSPSPQAAYGTTPPPLRARVILLAGPSGSGKSSLAARCGLPVLVLDDFYKDAGDPTLPQLPGGTGVDWDAPGSWHPEAAVAAVAELCARGAADTPVYDISASAATGVARLDLGGSPVFVAEGIFAAEIVGRCRELGLLADALCLRGRPTTTARRRFARDLREGRKSVPFLIRRGLHLMRAERGIVARQTALGCHPCGHDEARRRIAAAAEAERERVPVEV; this comes from the coding sequence GTGAGTTCACCCTCCCCTCAAGCCGCGTACGGGACCACCCCTCCTCCGCTGCGCGCCCGTGTGATCCTGCTGGCCGGGCCCTCCGGCTCCGGAAAGTCCTCGCTCGCCGCCCGCTGCGGGCTGCCCGTCCTCGTCCTGGACGACTTCTACAAGGACGCGGGCGACCCCACGCTGCCCCAACTCCCGGGCGGTACGGGCGTCGACTGGGACGCGCCCGGGTCGTGGCACCCGGAGGCCGCCGTCGCCGCCGTCGCGGAGCTGTGCGCGCGGGGCGCCGCCGACACCCCGGTCTACGACATCTCGGCCAGCGCGGCGACCGGCGTGGCGCGGCTGGACCTCGGCGGTTCACCGGTCTTCGTCGCCGAGGGCATCTTCGCCGCGGAGATCGTCGGGCGCTGCCGTGAACTCGGGCTGCTCGCCGACGCGCTGTGCCTGCGCGGCCGGCCCACGACGACGGCCAGGCGCCGCTTCGCAAGGGATCTGCGCGAGGGGCGGAAGTCGGTGCCGTTCCTGATCCGCCGGGGTCTGCACCTGATGCGGGCCGAACGCGGCATCGTGGCCCGGCAGACCGCGCTCGGCTGTCACCCGTGCGGGCACGACGAGGCACGGCGGCGGATCGCCGCCGCGGCCGAGGCCGAGCGGGAGCGCGTACCCGTGGAGGTGTGA
- a CDS encoding aldehyde dehydrogenase family protein produces the protein MKTSEAPRLSVFKTYKLYVGGKFPRSESGRVYEVTDSKGGTWLANAPLASRKDARDAVVAARKAVPGWSGATAYNRGQVLYRVAEMLEGRREQFAREVADAEGLSKAKAAAQVDAAVDRWVWYAGWTDKIAQVVGGANPVAGPFFNLSTPEPTGVVAVLAPQESSFLGLVSVIAPVIATGNAAVVVASERAPLPALSLGEVLATSDLPGGVVNVLSGRTAEIAAPLAAHQDVNAIDLTGASAELAVELERAAADNVKRVRRPAVPGGAEDWTADPGTGRLTAWLETKTVWHPIGS, from the coding sequence ATGAAGACGTCCGAGGCACCGCGACTCAGCGTGTTCAAGACCTACAAGCTGTACGTCGGGGGCAAGTTCCCCCGCTCCGAGAGCGGCCGGGTGTACGAGGTGACGGACTCCAAGGGCGGTACCTGGCTGGCCAACGCGCCGCTGGCGTCCCGCAAGGACGCGCGGGACGCGGTGGTCGCCGCCCGCAAGGCGGTGCCGGGCTGGTCGGGCGCGACGGCGTACAACCGCGGGCAGGTGCTCTACCGCGTCGCGGAGATGCTGGAGGGGCGCCGCGAGCAGTTCGCCCGCGAGGTCGCCGACGCCGAGGGCCTGTCGAAGGCGAAGGCCGCCGCGCAGGTGGACGCCGCGGTGGACCGCTGGGTCTGGTACGCGGGCTGGACGGACAAGATCGCCCAGGTGGTGGGGGGCGCCAACCCGGTCGCCGGTCCGTTCTTCAATCTGTCCACGCCGGAGCCGACGGGCGTGGTGGCCGTGCTGGCCCCGCAGGAGTCGTCCTTCCTCGGCCTGGTCTCGGTGATCGCACCCGTGATCGCCACCGGGAACGCGGCCGTCGTGGTGGCCTCCGAGCGCGCGCCGCTGCCCGCGCTGTCCCTCGGCGAGGTGCTGGCCACGTCGGATCTGCCCGGCGGGGTGGTCAACGTCCTGTCCGGGCGTACGGCGGAGATCGCGGCGCCGCTGGCCGCGCACCAGGACGTCAACGCGATCGACCTGACCGGGGCGTCGGCCGAGCTGGCCGTGGAGCTGGAGCGGGCGGCCGCGGACAACGTCAAGCGGGTCCGCCGCCCGGCCGTCCCCGGCGGCGCCGAGGACTGGACCGCCGACCCCGGCACTGGGCGCCTCACGGCGTGGCTGGAGACGAAGACGGTCTGGCACCCGATCGGTTCCTAG
- a CDS encoding aldehyde dehydrogenase family protein, which translates to MTSTHQKFAYAPAPESRAIVDLAPSYGLFIDGEFTEAADGTVFKTVSPSTEEVLAEVARAGEADVDRAVKAAGRAFTKWSALPGAERGKYLFRIARILQERSRELAVLESLDNGKPIRETRDFDLPTVAAHFFYYAGWADKLDYAGYGPNPRPLGVAGQIIPWNFPLLMLAWKIAPALATGNTVVLKPAETTPLSALFFADVCRQAGLPRGVVNILTGYGDAGAALVAHEGVAKVAFTGSTAVGKAIARTVAGTRKKVTLELGGKAANIVFDDAPIDQAVEGIVNGIFFNQGHVCCAGSRLLVQESVQDEVLDALKRRMSTLRVGDPLDKNTDIGAINSPEQLARITALAEAGEAEGAERWAPACELPESGYWFAPTLFTGVTQAHRIAREEIFGPVLSVLTFRTPAEAVEKANNTPYGLSAGIWTEKGSRILSVASKLRAGVVWANTFNKFDPTSPFGGYKESGHGREGGRHGLEGYLSEAAGPTSAHDGHLQALPGGEREGERDR; encoded by the coding sequence GTGACCTCGACACACCAGAAGTTCGCCTACGCCCCCGCGCCGGAGTCCCGCGCGATCGTCGATCTGGCGCCCTCGTACGGCCTGTTCATCGACGGCGAGTTCACCGAGGCCGCCGACGGCACCGTCTTCAAGACCGTCTCGCCGTCCACCGAGGAGGTACTCGCCGAGGTCGCCCGCGCGGGCGAGGCGGACGTGGACCGCGCGGTGAAGGCGGCCGGGCGGGCGTTCACGAAGTGGTCCGCGCTGCCGGGCGCCGAGCGCGGCAAGTACCTGTTCCGGATCGCCCGCATCCTCCAGGAGCGCTCCCGCGAGCTGGCCGTGCTGGAGTCGCTGGACAACGGCAAGCCGATCCGCGAGACCCGCGACTTCGACCTGCCGACCGTCGCCGCGCACTTCTTCTACTACGCCGGCTGGGCCGACAAGCTCGACTACGCGGGATACGGCCCGAACCCGCGCCCGCTGGGCGTCGCCGGGCAGATCATCCCGTGGAACTTCCCGCTGCTGATGCTGGCGTGGAAGATCGCCCCCGCGCTGGCCACGGGCAACACCGTCGTCCTCAAGCCCGCCGAGACGACCCCGCTGTCCGCCCTGTTCTTCGCCGACGTGTGCCGCCAGGCCGGGCTGCCGCGCGGTGTCGTCAACATCCTGACCGGGTACGGGGACGCGGGCGCGGCCCTGGTCGCGCACGAGGGCGTCGCCAAGGTCGCCTTCACCGGCTCGACCGCGGTCGGCAAGGCCATCGCGCGTACGGTCGCGGGCACCCGCAAGAAGGTCACCCTCGAACTGGGCGGCAAGGCCGCGAACATCGTCTTCGACGACGCCCCGATCGACCAGGCCGTCGAGGGCATCGTCAACGGCATCTTCTTCAACCAGGGCCATGTCTGCTGCGCGGGTTCGCGGCTGCTGGTCCAGGAGTCGGTGCAGGACGAGGTGCTGGACGCGCTCAAGCGGCGGATGTCCACGCTGCGGGTCGGCGACCCGCTGGACAAGAACACCGACATCGGCGCGATCAACTCCCCCGAGCAGCTGGCCAGGATCACCGCGCTCGCCGAGGCGGGCGAGGCGGAGGGCGCCGAGCGCTGGGCGCCGGCCTGTGAACTGCCGGAATCCGGCTACTGGTTCGCGCCGACCCTCTTCACCGGTGTGACCCAGGCCCACCGGATCGCCCGCGAGGAGATCTTCGGCCCGGTGCTGTCGGTACTGACCTTCCGCACTCCGGCGGAGGCGGTGGAGAAGGCGAACAACACACCGTACGGACTGTCCGCGGGCATCTGGACGGAGAAGGGCTCACGCATCCTGTCGGTGGCGAGCAAGCTCCGGGCGGGCGTGGTGTGGGCCAACACGTTCAACAAGTTCGACCCGACCTCGCCGTTCGGCGGTTACAAGGAGTCCGGCCACGGCCGGGAAGGCGGCCGGCACGGCCTGGAGGGGTATCTCTCCGAGGCGGCCGGGCCGACGAGCGCACATGACGGACATCTCCAGGCGCTGCCCGGGGGAGAGCGAGAAGGCGAGCGCGACCGATGA
- the deoC gene encoding deoxyribose-phosphate aldolase, which produces MSPVVPAHAPDAAGRLARLADVTASDSALRRFLHGLPGVDAVGLEARAAGLGTRSIKTTAKAYAIDLAISMIDLTTLEGADTPGKVRALCAKGVRPDPTDRTAPQVAAICVYPDMVAVAKDALGASGIHVASVATAFPAGRAALSVKLADTAEAVAAGADEIDMVIDRGAFLSGRYMEVFETIRAVKLACARPGGTSRAAGSGGGTAAHLKVIFENGELSTYDNIRRCSWLAMLAGADFIKTSTGKVAVNATPPNTLLMLEAVRDFRDAVGVQVGVKPAGGIRTTKDAVKYLVMVNETLGDDWLSPDWFRFGASSLLNDLLMQRQKLSTGRYSGPDYVTVD; this is translated from the coding sequence ATGTCCCCCGTTGTACCCGCCCACGCCCCCGACGCCGCGGGTCGTCTCGCGCGCCTCGCGGACGTCACCGCCTCCGACAGCGCGCTCCGCCGCTTCCTGCACGGCCTGCCGGGGGTCGACGCCGTCGGGCTCGAAGCCCGCGCCGCCGGCCTCGGCACCCGTTCGATCAAGACGACCGCCAAGGCGTACGCGATCGACCTCGCGATCTCGATGATCGACCTGACCACCCTCGAAGGCGCGGACACCCCCGGCAAGGTCCGGGCCCTGTGCGCGAAGGGCGTACGGCCCGACCCCACCGACCGCACCGCGCCCCAGGTCGCGGCGATCTGCGTCTACCCGGACATGGTCGCCGTCGCCAAGGACGCCCTCGGCGCCTCCGGCATCCACGTCGCCTCCGTGGCCACCGCCTTCCCGGCCGGCCGCGCCGCCCTGAGCGTGAAGCTCGCGGACACCGCCGAGGCGGTCGCCGCCGGCGCCGACGAGATCGACATGGTCATCGACCGCGGCGCCTTCCTGTCCGGCCGTTACATGGAGGTCTTCGAGACCATCCGCGCGGTCAAGCTTGCCTGTGCCCGCCCTGGGGGCACCTCCCGGGCCGCAGGCTCCGGGGGAGGCACCGCCGCCCACCTCAAGGTGATCTTCGAGAACGGCGAGCTGTCGACGTACGACAACATCCGCCGCTGCTCCTGGCTGGCGATGCTCGCGGGCGCCGACTTCATCAAGACCTCGACCGGCAAGGTCGCCGTCAACGCCACCCCGCCCAACACCCTGCTGATGCTCGAAGCCGTCCGTGACTTCCGCGACGCGGTCGGCGTCCAGGTCGGGGTCAAGCCGGCCGGCGGCATCCGTACGACGAAGGACGCCGTCAAGTACCTGGTGATGGTCAACGAGACGCTGGGCGACGACTGGCTCTCCCCCGACTGGTTCCGCTTCGGCGCCTCCAGCCTGCTCAACGACCTGCTGATGCAGCGCCAGAAGCTCAGCACCGGCCGCTACTCCGGTCCCGACTATGTGACGGTGGACTGA
- a CDS encoding PH domain-containing protein, with product MTSPHHDRPTSPATAGPGQPQYADRAYRSTAGVCGGILLLVLAGWLGGDAIARGTGHTPWVAIAALLLAVPLIVAFTVRPAVFANAERIRIRNPFRTITLPWTSVDALRASFSTELFSGSRKFQLWAIPVSLRARKRAARQDARAKSAGDGQRKDAFGGARRRPPTPGSDGTVRSWSDQALADLRELSEHRPAPEDGVRGEPAIRWCYEIIAPAVAGAIVLIVLLAIG from the coding sequence ATGACGAGCCCCCATCACGACCGCCCGACCTCCCCGGCCACCGCCGGTCCCGGGCAGCCGCAGTACGCCGACCGCGCCTACCGTTCGACGGCCGGTGTCTGCGGAGGAATCCTGCTGCTCGTTCTCGCCGGCTGGCTCGGCGGGGACGCGATCGCCCGTGGCACCGGTCACACCCCCTGGGTGGCCATCGCCGCCCTGCTGCTCGCCGTACCGCTCATCGTCGCCTTCACGGTCCGCCCCGCGGTCTTCGCCAACGCCGAGCGGATCCGTATCCGCAACCCGTTCCGTACGATCACCCTGCCGTGGACCTCGGTGGACGCCCTGCGCGCGTCGTTCTCGACGGAACTCTTCTCCGGCAGCCGCAAATTCCAGCTCTGGGCGATCCCCGTCTCCCTGCGCGCCCGCAAGCGCGCGGCCCGGCAGGACGCCCGGGCCAAGTCGGCGGGCGACGGACAGCGCAAGGACGCCTTCGGCGGGGCCCGGCGGCGGCCCCCGACGCCGGGCAGCGACGGGACGGTCCGTTCCTGGTCCGATCAGGCGCTCGCCGATCTCCGTGAGCTGTCCGAGCACCGGCCCGCGCCCGAGGACGGGGTGCGGGGGGAGCCGGCGATTCGGTGGTGCTACGAGATCATCGCTCCGGCGGTGGCGGGGGCGATCGTCCTGATCGTCCTGCTCGCGATCGGCTGA
- a CDS encoding VOC family protein, with protein sequence MGVRRVVPDVRTGSEEAMAAGRRFYRTLGLEEVMDLGWVVTLASPANPTAQVTLITRDESAGTVPDMSIEVDDVDAVYAAVVASGARIVHPLRDEEWGVRRFFAEDPNGRVVNVVSHR encoded by the coding sequence ATGGGCGTACGGCGAGTCGTACCGGACGTACGTACCGGGTCGGAGGAAGCCATGGCCGCCGGCCGCCGGTTCTACCGGACGCTCGGGCTGGAGGAGGTCATGGACCTCGGGTGGGTGGTCACCCTCGCCTCGCCCGCCAACCCGACCGCGCAGGTGACGCTGATCACCCGGGACGAGAGCGCCGGGACCGTACCCGACATGAGCATCGAGGTCGACGACGTGGACGCGGTGTACGCGGCCGTCGTCGCGAGCGGGGCACGGATCGTGCATCCGCTGCGCGACGAGGAGTGGGGTGTACGGCGCTTCTTCGCCGAGGACCCGAACGGCCGCGTGGTGAACGTCGTCAGCCACCGCTGA
- a CDS encoding phospho-sugar mutase, with translation MSSDLLTTARRWLAEDPDPDTREELAALLRAAEANGGANGGADNEATAALAARFAGTLEFGTAGLRGELGAGPTRMNRAVVIRAAAGLSAYLKARGGGLVVIGYDARHKSERFARDTAAVVVGAGLRAALLPRPLPTPVLAYAIRHLGAAAGVMVTASHNPPQDNGYKVYLGDGSQIVPPSDTEIAAEIAAVGALADVPRPDGGWDVLGEDVLEAYLRRAVGVLAENGPRDVATVYTPMHGVGLETLTAAFARAGFPAPTPVAEQAAPDADFPTVAFPNPEEPGAMDLAFRAALTARPDLVIANDPDADRCAVAVPDPGAPAGWRMLRGDELGALLAVHLVRTGAAEPGQDTFAASIVSSSLLSKIAARAGLGYEDTLTGFKWIARVPGLRYGYEEALGYCVDPAGVRDKDGITAALLVAELAAGLKGESRTLTGLLGGLALTHGLHATDQLSARVADLSLIGAAMSRLRSRPPTALAGLAVVSAEDLTAGAGGLPPTDGLRYGLSGDAGRGVGSARVVVRPSGTEPKLKCYLEVVVPVADAAALPRARVTAAAVLAALKSDVAAAAGL, from the coding sequence ATGAGCTCGGACCTGCTGACCACCGCCCGGCGCTGGCTCGCCGAGGACCCGGACCCGGACACCCGCGAGGAGCTGGCGGCCCTCCTCCGGGCCGCCGAGGCCAATGGCGGGGCCAATGGCGGGGCCGACAACGAGGCCACCGCGGCCCTGGCGGCCCGTTTCGCCGGGACCCTCGAATTCGGCACGGCCGGCCTCCGCGGCGAACTCGGCGCCGGCCCCACCCGGATGAACCGCGCGGTGGTGATCCGGGCCGCCGCCGGCCTGAGCGCGTATCTCAAGGCCCGCGGCGGTGGCCTCGTCGTGATCGGCTACGACGCCCGCCACAAGTCCGAACGGTTCGCGCGCGACACCGCCGCCGTCGTCGTGGGCGCGGGCCTGCGCGCCGCGCTGCTCCCCCGGCCCCTGCCGACGCCCGTGCTCGCGTACGCGATCCGGCACCTCGGCGCCGCCGCGGGCGTGATGGTGACCGCGAGCCACAACCCGCCGCAGGACAACGGCTACAAGGTCTACCTCGGCGACGGCTCCCAGATCGTGCCGCCGTCGGACACGGAGATCGCCGCCGAGATCGCGGCGGTGGGCGCGCTCGCGGACGTCCCCCGGCCCGACGGCGGCTGGGACGTACTCGGCGAGGACGTCCTGGAGGCGTATCTGCGCCGGGCGGTCGGTGTCCTGGCCGAGAACGGTCCGCGGGACGTCGCCACCGTGTACACGCCGATGCACGGCGTCGGCCTGGAGACGCTGACCGCCGCCTTCGCCCGGGCCGGTTTCCCCGCGCCGACCCCGGTGGCCGAACAGGCGGCGCCCGACGCGGACTTCCCGACGGTGGCGTTCCCCAACCCGGAGGAGCCCGGGGCGATGGATCTGGCCTTCAGGGCCGCGCTCACCGCCCGCCCCGACCTCGTCATCGCCAACGACCCCGACGCGGACCGCTGCGCCGTCGCCGTACCCGACCCCGGGGCCCCCGCGGGCTGGCGCATGCTGCGCGGCGACGAACTGGGCGCGCTGCTGGCCGTCCACCTCGTCCGTACCGGCGCCGCAGAACCCGGCCAGGACACCTTCGCGGCGAGCATCGTCTCCTCTTCACTGCTGTCGAAGATCGCGGCCCGCGCCGGGCTCGGCTACGAGGACACGCTGACCGGCTTCAAGTGGATCGCCCGCGTGCCCGGCCTGCGCTACGGCTACGAGGAGGCGCTCGGCTACTGCGTCGACCCGGCGGGGGTACGGGACAAGGACGGCATCACCGCCGCGCTGCTCGTCGCGGAACTGGCCGCCGGCCTCAAAGGGGAGTCCCGTACGCTCACCGGCCTCCTGGGCGGCCTCGCGCTCACCCACGGGCTGCACGCGACCGACCAGTTGTCGGCGCGGGTCGCCGATCTCTCCCTGATCGGCGCGGCGATGTCCCGGCTGCGGTCCCGCCCGCCCACGGCCCTGGCCGGGCTGGCCGTCGTATCGGCGGAGGACCTGACCGCCGGGGCGGGGGGCCTGCCCCCCACGGACGGTCTGCGCTACGGGCTGTCCGGCGACGCCGGGCGGGGGGTGGGGTCCGCCCGGGTCGTCGTCCGCCCGAGCGGGACGGAGCCGAAGCTCAAGTGCTACCTGGAGGTCGTCGTCCCGGTGGCGGACGCAGCGGCGCTCCCGCGCGCCCGCGTGACGGCGGCGGCCGTCCTCGCCGCTCTGAAGTCCGACGTCGCCGCTGCCGCCGGGCTCTGA
- a CDS encoding purine-nucleoside phosphorylase: MNDFVNPDPYAAATVAAARLRELTGDGTHDVALVMGSGWVPAADALGTPEHEFPITDLPGFPAPEVAGHAGRVRSVRIGGVRALIFLGRTHLYEGRGVGTVVHGVRTAVAAGCKTVVLTNGCGGLRPGFRPGQPVLISDHINMTATSPIVGANFVDLTDLYSPRLRALCKDVDASLEEGVYVQLPGPHYETPAEIGMVRAIGGDLVGMSTGLEAIAAREAGAEVLGISLVTNLAAGMTGEPLNHEEVLEAGRESASHMGALLTRVLARL; encoded by the coding sequence GTGAACGATTTCGTGAACCCCGATCCCTACGCCGCGGCCACCGTCGCCGCCGCCCGCCTGCGCGAGCTGACCGGCGACGGCACCCACGACGTGGCCCTGGTGATGGGCTCGGGCTGGGTGCCCGCCGCCGACGCCCTGGGCACCCCCGAGCACGAGTTCCCGATCACCGACCTCCCCGGTTTCCCGGCGCCCGAAGTGGCCGGCCACGCGGGCCGCGTACGGTCGGTCCGCATCGGCGGAGTCCGCGCCCTGATCTTCCTCGGCCGCACCCACCTGTACGAGGGCCGCGGCGTCGGCACGGTCGTCCACGGCGTCCGTACGGCCGTGGCCGCCGGCTGCAAGACCGTCGTCCTCACCAACGGCTGCGGCGGCCTGCGTCCCGGCTTCCGCCCGGGCCAGCCCGTACTGATCAGCGACCACATCAACATGACGGCCACCTCGCCGATCGTCGGCGCGAACTTCGTCGACCTCACCGACCTCTACTCGCCCCGGCTGCGCGCCCTGTGCAAGGACGTCGACGCCTCCCTGGAGGAGGGCGTCTACGTCCAGCTCCCCGGGCCGCACTACGAGACCCCGGCCGAGATCGGCATGGTCCGCGCGATAGGCGGCGACCTCGTGGGCATGTCCACGGGCCTCGAAGCGATCGCCGCGCGCGAGGCGGGCGCGGAGGTGCTCGGCATCTCCCTGGTCACCAACCTCGCCGCCGGGATGACCGGTGAGCCGCTCAACCACGAGGAGGTCCTCGAAGCGGGCCGTGAGTCCGCCTCCCACATGGGCGCCCTCCTCACCCGGGTCCTCGCCAGGCTCTGA
- a CDS encoding gamma-glutamylcyclotransferase, which produces MSLYAAYACNLDARLMTRRAPHSPLRGTGWLDGWRLTFGGEQMGWEGALATLVEDPGHQVFVGLYDIAPVDEESMDRWEGVPLGIYRRTTVRVHTLEGDAAAWLYVLNDYEGGLPSARYLGEMADAAESAGAPYDYVMELRKRPC; this is translated from the coding sequence ATGTCGCTCTACGCCGCCTACGCATGCAACCTCGACGCGCGGCTGATGACGCGCCGCGCCCCGCACTCCCCGCTGCGCGGCACCGGCTGGCTGGACGGCTGGCGGCTCACCTTCGGCGGTGAACAGATGGGCTGGGAAGGCGCGCTGGCCACCCTGGTCGAGGACCCGGGCCACCAGGTGTTCGTCGGCTTGTACGACATCGCGCCCGTGGACGAGGAGTCGATGGACCGCTGGGAGGGCGTCCCGCTGGGCATCTACCGGCGTACGACCGTTCGGGTCCACACGCTGGAGGGCGACGCGGCGGCCTGGCTCTACGTCCTCAACGACTACGAGGGCGGCCTCCCCTCGGCCCGCTACCTGGGCGAGATGGCCGACGCGGCGGAATCCGCCGGCGCGCCCTACGACTACGTCATGGAACTCCGCAAGCGCCCCTGCTGA